From one Actinomycetota bacterium genomic stretch:
- a CDS encoding MBL fold metallo-hydrolase yields MPRVPATLELIPLGTGAAFGLPDQAQAGYLVRAGDTSVMLDMGSGTFNRLLALVDPVELDAVVITHLHPDHLSDLLAARVYMAHGPGIGHPLHVHAPPGLMDRLEGIAGGETWAGIEAFELPAGSGTLEIGELVITHSEVPHLPPTHALRVEHGGKSITYGADCRVNDALPVLAEGTDILVIESTFGTQDVPADAMHLNAREAGEIARAAGAKRLLLVHGESGTDRGGSVQIAREAFGGPVEWARERHVYAA; encoded by the coding sequence ATGCCGCGCGTGCCAGCGACACTCGAGCTCATCCCCCTTGGCACCGGTGCGGCCTTCGGCCTGCCGGACCAGGCGCAGGCGGGATACTTGGTGCGCGCAGGCGACACATCGGTGATGCTCGACATGGGATCGGGCACGTTCAACCGCCTGCTCGCCCTGGTGGACCCCGTGGAGCTCGATGCCGTGGTGATCACGCACCTGCACCCGGATCACCTGTCCGACCTGCTCGCGGCGCGCGTGTACATGGCCCACGGGCCGGGCATCGGGCACCCCCTGCACGTGCACGCCCCTCCCGGCCTGATGGACCGGCTCGAGGGCATCGCCGGCGGCGAGACCTGGGCCGGCATCGAGGCCTTCGAGCTCCCCGCGGGGTCCGGCACGCTCGAGATCGGCGAGCTGGTGATCACCCACTCCGAGGTGCCGCACCTGCCGCCCACCCATGCCCTGCGCGTGGAGCACGGGGGCAAGTCGATCACCTACGGCGCCGACTGCCGGGTGAACGACGCCCTGCCGGTGCTGGCCGAGGGCACGGATATCCTCGTGATCGAGTCGACCTTCGGCACGCAGGACGTGCCCGCCGACGCCATGCACCTGAATGCCCGCGAGGCAGGTGAGATCGCCCGCGCCGCCGGGGCCAAGCGGCTGCTTCTGGTGCACGGGGAGTCGGGCACCGACCGCGGGGGGTCGGTGCAGATCGCCCGCGAGGCCTTCGGGGGGCCCGTGGAGTGGGCCCGCGAGCGCCACGTGTACGCCGCGTGA